From a single Metopolophium dirhodum isolate CAU chromosome 6, ASM1992520v1, whole genome shotgun sequence genomic region:
- the LOC132947772 gene encoding 52 kDa repressor of the inhibitor of the protein kinase-like, which yields MSAHCLNLAITFSCKVPEVRKCMGTIQSVSTFFGYPKRQSILQLLIVEIFPQTNRFKLKNLCATRWVDRHDAVILFEELQPAILHTLDKITLWPDSDTSSSASHLLTAIRQLKFQTALAILVKILSISFPLSRYLQTVNLDLKTALEAASNVQNTIQEIRENCDVEFQQLFLSVITLCEKFDITVSLPRQCQSDNPEYFLRVSVFIPFIDNFLDQLNDRLISHRIVLNNFDCILPKIEMKISEEIKGKFNQLVETYQDIVDECTDSNLNDNLLNGELDLWYTKYSTLISAELKNKNAIEVYFQTCPDVYPIISKLLQIFITLPVSTATRERSFSTLRRLKTYLRNSSGQIRLNGLALLNIHRDINVDINDVLDELAKKSKRKLNINL from the exons ATGAg TGCCCATTGTTTAAATTTAGCAATAACTTTTAGCTGTAAAGTCCCAGAAGTAAGAAAATGTATGGGTACTATACAAAGTGTAAGTACTTTTTTCGGTTATCCAAAAAGGCAAAGTATTTTGCAATTATTAATAGTAGAAATATTTCCACAGACTAAtcgttttaaactaaaaaatttatgtGCAACTCGATGGGTCGATCGCCATGATgcagttatattatttgaagAACTTCAACCAGCCATTTTACATACACTAGATAAAATAACACTTTGGCCAGATTCTGACACTTCTAGTTCTGCAAGTCATCTACTTACTGCGATAAGACAGTTAAAATTTCAAACAGCTTTAGCTATTTTAGTGAAAATACTTTCCATAAGTTTTCCTCTCAGCCGATATCTTCAAACAGTAAATCTTGATCTAAAAACTGCACTAGAAGCTGCATCTAATGTTCAAAATACTATTCAGGAAATTAGAGAAAATTGTGATGTAGagtttcaacaattatttttatctgtgaTAACATTGTGTGAAAAATTTGATATTACTGTTAGTTTGCCACGTCAATGTCAATCAGATAATCCAGAATATTTTTTGAGAGTCTCAGTATTCATACCttttatagataattttctAGACCAATTGAACGATAGATTAATATCACACAGGATTGTcttgaataattttgattgtattttacCCAAGATAGAAATGAAAATATCTGAAGAGATTAAAGGTAAATTCAATCAATTAGTAGAAACATATCAAGATATAGTTGATGAATGTACCGATTCAAatctaaatgataatttattaaacggaGAATTAGATTTGTGGTACACTAAATATTCAACTTTAATATCTGCTGAACTCAAGAACAAAAATGCTATTGAAGTATACTTCCAAACCTGTCCAGATGTTTATCCAATAATATCCAAGcttcttcaaatatttattacacttcCAGTATCTACTGCCACAAGAGAACGATCGTTTTCAACACTCCGTCGTTTGAAAACTTATTTGAGAAATTCTTCTGGACAAATACGTTTAAATGGTTTAGCCTTACTTAATATTCATCGTGATATTAACGTGGATATTAATGATGTTTTAGATGAACTTGCTAAAAAATCGaaacgaaaattgaatataaatttatag